In Mercurialis annua linkage group LG5, ddMerAnnu1.2, whole genome shotgun sequence, a single genomic region encodes these proteins:
- the LOC126680242 gene encoding protein DETOXIFICATION 46, chloroplastic-like, with the protein MLIKTLNHSFSSLISIKTPNFREHNHYSSQSLITYKKQEKLRLYNSIKTPRNRFISNCIVSSSKDVVNNDDDNNNCSKEIQRDNDGDMAQFEEEVAVLGGGKVGRTGAGIWKQMKEIVMFTGPATGLWLCGPLMSLIDTAVIGQGSSIELAALGPGTVVCDYMSYVFMFLSVATSNLVATSLTRQDKDEVQHQISILLFVGLVCGIFMFLFTRFFGSWVLTAFTGQKNAHIVPAANTYVQIRGLAWPAVIVGWVAQSASLGMRDSWGPLKALAVSSIVNAVGDVVLCSYMGYGIAGAAWATMVSQIIAAYMMIDALNKKGYSAFAITIPTFNELLVIFGLAAPVFVTMVSKVAFYSLLIYYATSMGTNSVAAHQVMIQTYSMCTVWGEPLSQTAQSFMPELLYGANRSLAKARMLLKSLVIIGATLGLVLGTIGTSVPWFFPNLFTPDQNVIQEMHKVLLPYLMALAVTPSTHSLEGTLMAGRDLKFFSLSMTGCFAFGGLVLMLVSSRGYGLAGCWFALVGFQWSRFFLALQRLLSPDGVLYSEDLSRFNMEKLKAA; encoded by the exons atgctaatcaaaaccctaaatcactctttttcttctttaatttcaattaaaaccCCTAATTTTAGAGAACACAATCATTACTCTTCCCAATCTTTAATTACCtataaaaaacaagaaaaattgcGCCTTTATAATTCAATAAAGACTCCAAGGAATAGGTTTATAAGTAACTGTATAGTTAGTTCAAGCAAAGATGTAGTTAATAatgatgatgataataataACTGCAGCAAAGAAATTCAGAGAGATAATGACGGTGACATGGCTCAGTTTGAAGAAGAAGTGGCCGTACTGGGCGGAGGTAAGGTGGGGCGAACTGGGGCGGGCATATGGAAACAAATGAAAGAGATTGTAATGTTTACCGGGCCAGCTACAGGTCTTTGGTTATGTGGGCCATTGATGAGTTTAATTGATACTGCTGTTATTGGTCAGGGAAGCTCAATTGAGCTTGCTGCTTTAG GACCGGGTACTGTGGTTTGTGATTATATGAGCTATGTGTTTATGTTCCTTTCTGTGGCCACTTCGAATTTGGTTGCTACTTCCCTTACTAGACAG GATAAAGATGAAGTTCAACATCAAATATCTATTCTTCTTTTTGTTGGCTTGGTGTGTGGGatctttatgtttttgtttacaAGATTCTTTGGTTCATGGGTGTTAACTG CTTTTACTGGACAGAAGAATGCACATATTGTACCTGCAGCAAATACATATGTTCAG ATTCGAGGCCTTGCCTGGCCTGCAGTTATTGTTGGATGGGTTGCTCAAAGTGCAAG CCTTGGGATGAGAGATTCTTGGGGACCTCTGAAGGCTCTGGCAGTTTCTAGTATCGTAAATGCTGTTGGCGATGTAGTTCTTTGCAGCTATATGGGTTATGGAATTGCTGGTGCTGCATGGGCAACAATGGTGTCTCAA ATTATTGCAGCTTACATGATGATTGATGCTTTGAACAAGAAAGGGTACAGCGCATTTGCTATTACTATTCCAACATTTAATGAACTTTTGGTAATATTTGGGCTTGCAGCTCCAGTGTTTGTAACAATGGTGTCAAAG GTGGCCTTCTATTCTCTACTTATATATTATGCTACATCTATGGGCACAAATTCTGTGGCCGCTCATCAG GTCATGATTCAAACATATAGCATGTGTACAGTATGGGGTGAGCCTCTTTCTCAAACTGCACAGTCATTTATGCCTGAGTTGCTATATGGTGCCAATAGAAGCTTGGCAAAG GCTCGGATGTTGCTAAAGTCGCTAGTGATAATTGGAGCTACACTAGGATTGGTGTTGGGAACTATTGGAACATCTGTTCCTTGGTTCTTCCCCAATCTTTTTACGCCTGATCAAAACGTCATACAGGAG ATGCACAAAGTGCTGTTGCCATACCTTATGGCTTTGGCTGTGACACCTAGCACCCATAGCCTCGAAGGAACATTGATG GCTGGACGCGATTTAAAATTCTTTAGCTTATCAATGACCGGATGCTTTGCTTTCGGTGGCCTTGTACTTATG CTTGTGAGCAGCAGAGGATACGGCTTGGCTGGTTGCTGGTTCGCGCTAGTAGGATTTCAATGG TCGCGGTTTTTCCTTGCTCTGCAACGACTTCTTTCTCCCGATGGCGTATTGTACTCGGAAGACTTGAGCCGATTTAACATGGAGAAGCTAAAAGCTGCTTAG
- the LOC126680243 gene encoding protein DETOXIFICATION 46, chloroplastic-like — protein sequence MQIHSFLRPSHTPLHTQIPRSTLSQSSPHFKTHSLSLPQSNYHSSTRSKLVTHCISPSQELFTDIVSENENITASDSVLNENEKEEDEMGVEGSRQGMESQSIWQQIKEIVMFTAPATGLWICGPLMSLIDTAVIGQGSSLELAALGPGTVLSDSMSYVFMFLSISTSNMVATSLAKQDTNEVQHNLSVLLFIALTCGFLMILFTKFCGASVLTAFTGSSNLHLVPVANTYVQIRGLAWPAILIGWVAQSASLGMKDSWGPLKALTVASAVNGIGDIVLCRFLNYGIAGAAWATMVSQVIAAYMMINSLNKKGYNAYAISVPSPNDLVTIFGIAAPVFVMMISKVAFYSLLVYFATSMGTLSLAAHQVMIQAFMTCTVWGEPLSQTAQSFMPELMYGTNRSLEKARRLLKSLVIIGSILGLLLGIFGTSVPWLFPTIFTPDLKIIQEMHKVLIPFFMSLAVTPCILCFEGTLLAGRDLKFLSMAMSGCFSVGALVLLLVNSRGYGLVGCWCTLLGFQWARFFITLQRLLSPSGILFSEDLGQHELQKLKAT from the exons ATGCAAATCCACTCATTTCTTCGTCCTTCTCACACTCCTCTCCACACCCAAATTCCAAGATCAACCCTTTCTCAATCTTCACCTCATTTCAAGACACATTCATTATCTCTACCTCAGTCAAATTACCATAGTTCTACAAGAAGTAAGCTTGTTACTCATTGCATAAGTCCAAGTCAAGAGCTTTTCACTGACATTGTAAGTGAAAATGAGAATATTACTGCTTCAGATTCAGTCttgaatgaaaatgaaaaagaagaagatgaaatggGAGTGGAGGGAAGCAGACAAGGAATGGAAAGTCAGAGTATATGGCAGCAAATTAAAGAGATTGTGATGTTTACTGCACCAGCTACTGGGCTGTGGATTTGTGGGCCGTTGATGAGTTTGATTGATACTGCTGTTATTGGTCAAGGAAGCTCCCTTGAGCTTGCTGCTTTGG GTCCTGGTACAGTTTTGTCTGATAGTATGAGTTATGTGTTCATGTTCCTTTCGATTTCTACTTCGAATATGGTTGCCACTTCCCTTGCCAAACAG GATACAAATGAAGTGCAGCATAACCTATCTGTTCTGCTCTTTATTGCGTTGACTTGCGGCTTCCTAATGATTCTGTTCACCAAGTTTTGTGGCGCATCGGTATTAACTG CTTTTACAGGTTCAAGTAATTTACACCTTGTCCCTGTGGCAAACACATATGTTCAG ATTCGAGGTTTAGCCTGGCCTGCAATTCTAATTGGATGGGTTGCTCAAAGTGCAAG CCTCGGCATGAAAGATTCATGGGGACCCTTGAAGGCATTGACAGTTGCCAGTGCAGTAAATGGCATTGGTGATATAGTCCTTTGCAGGTTTCTAAACTATGGTATTGCTGGTGCAGCATGGGCAACGATGGTTTCACAA GTTATTGCAGCTTATATGATGATTAACTCGCTGAACAAGAAAGGATATAATGCTTATGCCATCTCTGTTCCATCACCCAACGATCTAGTGACAATATTTGGGATTGCTGCTCCAGTATTTGTGATGATGATTTCAAAG GTGGCTTTCTACTCACTTCTTGTATATTTTGCTACATCCATGGGCACACTTAGCTTGGCTGCTCATCAG GTTATGATTCAAGCATTCATGACCTGTACAGTTTGGGGTGAACCACTTTCTCAAACTGCACAGTCATTCATGCCCGAGTTAATGTATGGAACCAATCGGAGTTTGGAAAAG GCTCGAAGGCTGCTGAAATCACTGGTGATCATTGGAAGCATACTAGGATTGCTTTTAGGAATTTTCGGAACTTCTGTTCCTTGGTTGTTCCCGACTATCTTCACTCCTGATCTGAAGATTATCCAAGAG ATGCACAAAGTACTGATACCATTCTTTATGTCACTAGCTGTGACACCCTGCATTCTCTGCTTTGAAGGAACTTTGCTG GCCGGCCGGGATCTCAAATTTCTTAGCATGGCAATGAGTGGATGTTTTTCTGTGGGTGCTCTAGTGCTCTTG CTTGTGAATAGCAGAGGATATGGATTGGTAGGATGCTGGTGTACACTCCTAGGTTTCCAATGG GCTCGGTTTTTCATTACTCTTCAACGCCTTCTTTCCCCGAGTGGCATACTTTTCTCTGAAGATTTAGGTCAGCATGAATTGCAGAAGCTAAAAGCCACATAG
- the LOC126680245 gene encoding uncharacterized protein LOC126680245: MAVVLSSSTTTTIHLLHRFLRPPPPPPPLLSSFSGPISSSSSTTTTTANFTNKKPLMFLSNYQKNTTTPLFSSLQSPLITPHSLLFANSISTSLSNHSISLEQEQEQEDDMADDVDDDETELELEDNGGAEGSLSPKEAEKEKIRFEVPNLTVKEKKDLASYANSLGKKLKSQLIGKSGFTDNVATSFIETLEANELLKIKIHRTCPGELEDVIRSLEEATGSVVVGQIGRTVIIYRPSLSKMEAEEKRRQARKMYVRKESRFKPITPMQRKAQVPRFSARGQRGSSRTAQS, encoded by the exons ATGGCGGTGGTCTTATCATCATCAACAACCACCACAATCCATCTCCTCCACCGTTTCCTCCGCCCCCCACCTCCCCCTCCACCTCTCCTTTCATCTTTCTCCGGACCCATTTCTTCTTcctcctccaccaccaccaccaccgctAATTTCACAAACAAAAAACCTCTCATGTTCCtctcaaattatcaaaaaaacacCACAACTCCATTATTTTCTTCCCTCCAGTCTCCACTAATCACTCCTCATTCTCTCCTCTTCGCCAATTCCATCTCCACATCTCTGTCCAATCACTCCATTTCCTTAgaacaagaacaagaacaagaagatgaCATGGCTGATGACGTGGATGATGATGAAACTGAGCTGGAATTGGAAGATAATGGAGGGGCAGAGGGGTCTTTGTCTCCTAAAGAAGCGGAGAAGGAGAAAATTAGGTTTGAAGTACCGAATTTGAcagtgaaagaaaaaaaagatttgGCTTCGTATGCAAATAGTTTGGGGAAGAAGCTGAAGAGTCAGCTGATTGGAAAGTCTGGTTTTACTGATAATGTTGCCACTTCTTTTATTGAGACTCTTGAAGCTAATGAGCTTTTGAAG ATCAAAATACACAGGACTTGTCCAGGGGAGCTAGAGGATGTGATCCGGAGTTTGGAGGAAGCAACTGGGTCAGTGGTGGTTGGTCAAATTGGTCGAACAGTGATTATATACCGACCTAGTCTTTCCAAAATGGAGGCAGAGGAGAAAAGGAGACAGGCTCGCAAAATGTATGTGAGAAAAGAATCAAGATTCAAGCCTATAACACCG ATGCAGCGAAAAGCACAAGTACCTAGGTTTTCTGCGCGTGGCCAACGTGGAAGCAGCAGGACAGCCCAGAGCTGA
- the LOC130015485 gene encoding protein terminal ear1 homolog codes for CSNKVNKGYAFVNFTEPRAAWKFYLAVNNKHWSLFQSAKICEVTSARLQGIEELVRHFQGSYFECETDDFLPVWFSPPRDGSKALVKQTIIGRRVSGQHHQI; via the exons TGCAGTAACAAGGTCAACAAGGGCTATGCATTCGTCAATTTTACTGAGCCAAGAGCAGCATGGAAGTTTTACCTCGCAGTAAATAACAAACACTGGAGTCTTTTTCAATCTGCCAAGATTTGTGAAGTAACTAGTGCAAGACTCCAG GGAATAGAGGAGCTGGTAAGGCATTTTCAGGGCTCATATTTTGAGTGTGAAACTGATGATTTTCTACCAGTTTGGTTCAGCCCACCTCGGGATGGTTCCAAGGCTTTAGTGAAGCAGACGATCATAGGGAGACGTGTATCGGGCCAGCATCACCAAATCTAG
- the LOC126683086 gene encoding protein MEI2-like 6, whose protein sequence is MAVQSRLNPRAAEFFPAKLLVYHVSPSPHHHFNLFFPSPINPGHSSIYYSPVLHYSNIHRSNGFLLQNHDDHIHRRSVNPPPVNEPSPNDSVQTSSSNLMTPTQVLHEPKPEIEVVSRGGNTNPKPPSSNCKRGGARKGGYYGNERAKGYNSNGNSSSRRLHARSSLGFRCRPKSYPVVPIQSDGHCTTVMIKNIPNKYTRVLLMEFLDNHCMLENEKANKLQNNDRILSAFDFLYLPMDFEYVSLIYLINTH, encoded by the exons ATGGCGGTTCAAAGCAGATTAAACCCAAGAGCTGCCGAGTTTTTTCCGGCCAAACTTCTGGTTTATCATGTAAGCCCTTCTCCCCATCACCACTTTAATCTATTTTTTCCATCTCCGATCAATCCTGGTCACAGCTCTATCTACTACTCTCCTGTTCTCCACTACAGTAATATTCACCGCAGTAACGGATTCTTACTGCAAAACCACGATGATCACATTCACCGCCGCTCTGTTAACCCTCCGCCAGTGAATGAGCCAAGCCCTAATGACTCGGTTCAAACCAGCTCTAGTAACCTCATGACCCCAACCCAAGTGTTGCATGAACCGAAACCGGAGATAGAGGTGGTTTCTAGAGGTGGTAATACTAATCCAAAACCACCGAGCAGTAACTGTAAAAGAGGAGGAGCAAGAAAAGGAGGGTATTATGGTAATGAGAGAGCAAAAGGGTATAATAGTAATGGTAATTCTAGTAGTAGAAGACTGCATGCAAGGTCTAGTTTAGGGTTTCGTTGCAGACCAAAATCATATCCTGTTGTACCAATTCAATCCGACGGTCACTGTACTACTGTCATGATCAAGAATATCCCCAATAAATACAC CCGTGTTTTGCTGATGGAATTTCTTGATAATCACTGCATGTTGGAGAATGAAAAGGCAAATAAACTCCAGAATAATGATAGAATCTTGTCAGCCTTTGATTTCTTGTATCTTCCGATGGATTTTGAGTAcgtttctttaatttatttaattaatactcATTAA